One genomic segment of Polyodon spathula isolate WHYD16114869_AA chromosome 17, ASM1765450v1, whole genome shotgun sequence includes these proteins:
- the LOC121330042 gene encoding G protein-coupled receptor 137Ba-like, translating to MLLTDTQVSSSACTAVPDSADEPVRAAVPPAVELGLTVVYTSLYSLLFVFVYLQLWLILHYGHRRFSFQSVFLFLCLLWSALRTTLFSFYFKNVVQANQLQPVPFWLLYCFPVCLQFFTLCLLNLYFAQVIFKAKAKYSPELNKYKVPLQLVFLFMSLFFLVVNVTCAMVLQGSVPDGELRHAVLARVLINDSLFILCAVSLAVCIFRIAKMSSANVYLESKGTSVCQATATGAAVILLYTSRACYNLVVVALSPEDRPSSFNYGWYNISDQADVEKISGEAYVVFGIILFFWELLPTSLVVVFFRVQRPNQNLTSGGMINSHSFSSRAYFFDNPRRYDSDDDLSRSVGSRGERNNILSSTPQLGSGWYGTIRRNGSFTVVPHLLNGPPAATAPLLLAYGNLQNSHHNYYSTPQNLCSTPQNLCSTPQNLCSTPQNLCSTPQI from the exons AGGTCAGTTCGAGTGCTTGTACAGCAGTGCCAGACAGCGCGGATGAGCCCGTCCGAGCCGCGGTCCCGCCGGCGGTGGAGCTGGGGCTGACGGTGGTCTACACCAGCCTCTACTCGCtgctgtttgtatttgtttatttgcagcTCTGGTTGATACTGCATTACGGCCACAGGCGCTTCAGTTTCCAGAGCgtttttttgttcctttgccTGCTCTGGTCCGCGCTCAGGACTACACTTTTCTCCTTTTATTTCAAAAACGTAGTCCAGGCTAACCAGCTGCAGCCCGTCCCTTTCTGGTTGTTGTACTGCTTTCCCGTCTGCTTGCAGTTCTTCACCTTATGTCTGCTCAACCTTTATTTTGCACAG gtcatATTTAAAGCCAAAGCTAAATATTCTCCAGAGCTCAACAAATACAA GGTGCCACTGCAGCTGGTCTTCCTGTTCATGAGCCTCTTCTTCCTGGTGGTGAACGTGACGTGTGCCATGGTGCTGCAGGGCAGCGTGCCGGACGGGGAGCTCAGGCACGCCGTCCTGGCCAGGGTGCTCATCAATGACAGCCTCTTCATCCTCTGCGCTGTCTCACTCGCCGTCTGCATCTTCAGGATCGCCAAGATGTCCTCTGCCAACGTCTACCTCGAGTCCAAA GGCACATCTGTGTGTCAAGCCACTGCAACAGGGGCGGCAGTGATCCTGCTCTACACCTCCAGAGCCTGCTATAACCTGGTGGTGGTGGCTCTGTCTCCCGAGGACCGGCCCAGCTCCTTCAACTACGGCTGGTACAACATCTCCGACCAG GCGGATGTGGAGAAGATCAGCGGGGAGGCCTACGTGGTGTTCGGGATCATCCTCTTCTTCTGGGAGCTCCTCCCTACCAGCCTGGTGGTGGTCTTCTTCAGAGTGCAGCGGCCCAATCAGAACCTG ACGTCCGGAGGAATGATAAACAGCCACAGTTTCAGCTCCAGAGCGTATTTCTTTGATAACCCACGCCGCTACGACAGCGATGACGACTTGTCTCGGAGTGTGGGGTCCCGGGGAGAGAGGAACAA TATACTGTCCTCTACGCCGCAGTTGGGATCTGGCTGGTACGGAACGATCCGGAGGAACGGCAGCTTCACTGTGGTGCCACACCTGCTGAACGGGCCCCCCGCTGCCACAGCCCCGCTTCTACTGGCCTATGGTAACTTGCAGAACAGCCACCACAACTACTACTCAACACCGCAGAACCTCTGCTCCACTCCGCAGAACCTCTGCTCCACTCCGCAGAACCTCTGCTCCACCCCACAGAACCTCTGCTCCACCCCACAGATCTAG